In one Ochotona princeps isolate mOchPri1 chromosome 16, mOchPri1.hap1, whole genome shotgun sequence genomic region, the following are encoded:
- the TOMM40 gene encoding mitochondrial import receptor subunit TOM40 homolog produces the protein MGNVLAASSPPAPALVGLPPPPPAPPGFTLPPLGSGLSAGASAGRGAERPSGPAPSSPGAADDGACGCLPNPGTFEECHRKCKELFPIQMEGVKLTVNKGLSNHFQVNHTVALSTIGESNYHFGVTYVGTKQLSPTEAFPVLVGDMDNSGSLNAQVIHQLGPGLRSKVAIQTQQSKFVNWQVDGEYRGSDFTAAVTLGNPDVLVGSGILVAHYLQSITPSLALGGELVYHRRPGEEGTVMSLAGKYTLNNWLATVTLGQAGMHATYYHKASEQLQVGVEFEASTRLQDTSVSFGYQLDLPKANLLFRGSVDSNWIVGATLEKKLPPLPLTLALGAFLNHRKNKFQCGFGLTIG, from the exons ATGGGCAACGTGTTGGCCGCCAGCTCGCCGCCCGCGCCGGCCCTCGTggggctgccgccgccgccgcccgcgccgccgGGCTTCACGCTGCCGCCGCTCGGAAGCGGCCTGAGCGCCGGGGCCAGCGCGGGCCGAGGCGCCGAGCGGCCCTCCGGACCTGCCCCGTCCTCCCCGGGGGCCGCGGACGACGGGGCCTGCGGCTGCCTGCCCAACCCCGGCACGTTCGAGGAGTGCCACCGGAAGTGCAAGG AGCTGTTTCCCATTCAGATGGAAGGGGTCAAGCTCACAGTCAACAAGGGTTTGAGTAACCACTTCCAG gtcaacCACACAGTTGCTCTCAGCACAATCGGGGAGTCCAACTACCACTTCGGGGTCACGTACGTGGGGACCAAGCAGCTGAGTCCCACGGAG GCGTTCCCTGTGCTGGTGGGGGACATGGACAACAGTGGCAGCCTTAATGCTCAGGTCATCCATCAGCTGGGCCCCGGGCTCAGGTCCAAGGTGGCCATCCAG ACCCAGCAGTCGAAGTTTGTGAACTGGCAAGTAGACGGGGAATACCGGGGGTCTGACTTCACCGCAGCCGTGACCTTGGGTAACCCTGATGTGTTGGTGGGCTCAG GAATCCTCGTGGCCCACTACCTGCAGAGCATCACACCGAGCCTGGCCCTGGGCGGAGAGCTGGTCTACCACCGGCGGCCCGGGGAGGAGGGCACCGTCATGTCCCTGGCTGGCAAATACACAC TGAACAACTGGTTGGCAACAGTCACACTGGGCCAGGCAGGCATGCACGCGACATATTACCACAAGGCCAGCGAGCAG CTGCAGGTGGGCGTGGAGTTTGAGGCCAGCACCAGGCTGCAGGACACCAGCGTCTCCTTCGGGTACCAGCTGGACCTGCCCAAGGCCAACCTGCTCTTCCGAG GCTCCGTGGACAGCAACTGGATCGTGGGCGCCACGCTGGAGAAGAAGCTCCCACCGCTGCCCCTGACGCTGGCCCTCGGCGCCTTCCTGAACCACCGCAAGAACAAGTTCCAGTGCGGCTTCGGCCTCACCATCGGCTGA
- the APOE gene encoding apolipoprotein E, translating into MKPLWAAVLLVTILAGCRAEPESQLEGEPEQGKWQTSQPWELALSRFWDYLRWVQTLSDQVQEELLGSKATQEVTTLMEETMKELKAYKSELEEQLSPMTEETRARVAKELQAAQARLEADMEEVRSRLTQYRSEAQAMLGQSTDDLRARFSSHLRKLRKRLLRDAEDLQKRLAVYAAGAREGAERGVGALRERLGPLVEQGRLRAATVSSLAGQPLRERAQAWGERLRGQLDEVRSRARDRLDEVREQVEEVRVKVEEQAAQMRLQAEAFQARLKSWFEPLVEDMQRQWAGLVEKVQAAINNNKTPALPDENQ; encoded by the exons ATGAAGCCGTTGTGGGCTGCAGTGTTGCTGGTCACGATCCTGGCAG GATGCCGGGCCGAGCCGGAGTCGCAGCTGGAGGGGGAGCCGGAGCAAGGCAAGTGGCAAACTAGCCAGCCCTGGGAGCTGGCCCTGAGCCGCTTCTGGGATTACCTGCGCTGGGTACAGACCCTGTCTGACCAGGTGCAAGAGGAGCTACTCGGATCGAAGGCCACCCAGGAAGTGAC GACGCTGATGGAAGAGACCATGAAGGAGCTCAAGGCCTACAAATCGGAGCTGGAGGAGCAGCTGAGCCCCATGACCGAGGAGACGCGGGCACGCGTGGCCAAGGAGCTGCAGGCTGCACAGGCGCGGCTGGAGGCCGACATGGAGGAGGTGCGTAGCCGCCTGACGCAGTACCGCTCCGAGGctcaggccatgctgggccagaGCACCGACGACCTGCGCGCGCGCTTTTCATCGCACCTGCGCAAGCTGCGCAAGCGGCTGCTGCGCGACGCCGAGGACCTGCAGAAGCGCCTGGCCGTGTACGCAGCCGGGGCCCGCGAGGGTGCCGAGCGCGGCGTGGGCGCCCTCCGTGAGCGCCTCGGGCCGCTGGTGGAGCAGGGCCGCCTGCGGGCCGCCACTGTGAGCAGCCTGGCTGGCCAGCCGCTGCGGGAGCGCGCCCAGGCCTGGGGCGAGCGGCTGCGCGGGCAGCTGGACGAGGTGCGCAGCCGCGCCCGCGACCGCCTGGACGAGGTGCGcgagcaggtggaggaggtgcGAGTCAAGGTGGAGGAGCAGGCGGCCCAGATGCGCCTGCAGGCCGAAGCCTTCCAAGCCCGTCTTAAGAGCTGGTTCGAGCCCCTGGTGGAAGACATGCAGCGCCAATGGGCCGGGCTGGTGGAGAAGGTTCAGGCCGCCATCAACAACAATAAGACCCCTGCATTGCCCGATGAGAACCAGTGA
- the APOC1 gene encoding apolipoprotein C-I, with translation MRLVLSLPVLVLTLMVALEGPAPAQAAPDFSTLERIPDKLKEFGNTLEDKARMALEKIKRSEITTKTRNWFSEAFSKMKEKLQSAFS, from the exons ATGAGGCTGGTCCTGTCGCTCCCCGTGCTGGTGCTGACGCTGATGGTAGCTTTGGAAG gcccagcccctgcccaggcgGCGCCCGACTTCAGCACCTTGGAGCGCATACCGGATAAACTGAAAGAGTTTGGCAACACCCTGGAGGACAAGGCCCGTATGGCTCTTGAGAAAATCAAGCGGAGTGAGATCACCACCAAGACTCG GAACTGGTTTTCCGAGGCCTTCAGCAAAATGAAGGAGAAACTCCAATCAGCCTTCTCCTGA